The genomic DNA GCAGAGCTGTCCACAACTTACCCACAATTGCTTGGATAACTCCTTTGGAGTTACCCACACTCTCCACATCACTACCAGTACTAATAATTAATTTTTTAATTTTATTTTCAACCCCCAACCCCCAATCTTGGGGGATTTAATAAGGAATTAAGATTGTGGCATTCAAAATGACCAACAATATATATTATACGAGGAGGATAGAAGATAAAATGTCTGATGAAATTAAAGAAACACCTCCAGAAGAAGGTAACTTTTTGGACCTTATTTCTATGTTATCTACTTCTGGAATGATTCATTTGGGTGAAATAAAAGACCCAATTACTAATGAAAGCAAAGTGAACCTTGAAGGAACCAGATGGAGTATCGATATGTTGGGAATATTAGAAAAAAAGACTAAAGGAAATTTAACTAATGAAGAAAGTGAGATATTAGTGAATGTTTTATATAATCTAAGAATGAAATATCTGGAAGCACTAAAGAAGAAAGAAGGTTAAGGATAAGGATGAAATTTGAATTTATTGCCCCAGCAAAGATAATATTTGGCGAGGAAAGTAGTGCCACGGTTGGCATTGAAACGAAAAGATTTGGCAAAAAAGTATGTTTGATTACGGGTAAAACGGCGATGGCTAAAAGTGGTATTTTGAATAATGTGCGTAAGTCTTTAGAAGATGCAGGATTAGAAGTAATTCTCTTTGATAAAGTGACACCTGAACCGACTATACAAATGGTTGATGAAGGATTATCATTAGTTAAAAGAATCAAATGTGAAGTGGTCATTGGACTAGGAGGCGGAAGTTCCTTAGATGTGGCTAAGGCAGTAGCAGGTTTAGCCAATGATGGTGGTGATTGTGCTGAATATCAAGAAGGTAGAAAAATACAAAAAGAAGGATTACCATTTATTGCTATACCAACTACGGCTGGAACAGGTGCAGAAGCAACTTATAACGCAGTTATTATTAATGAAGAAAAAAAGGTTAAACAAAGCATTCGAGATTATTCGTTAATGGCAAAGGTAGCGATTGTTGACCCCACATTAACTTTTACACTTTCTTCAAATATGACGACTATTTGTGGGATGGATACCTTAGTTCATCTTATAGAAGGTTATGTTTCAAATGGGGCTAATCTTTTAACAGATTCATTAGCTCTTCAAGGGATTAAATTAGTCAGTGCAAGTTTAAAAAAGGTAGTTTTCGATGGTCAGGATAAAAAGGCAAGAACAGATATGTCTTTAGCCTCATTGCTTGGTGGGTTGGTATTAGCCAATGCTGGTTTGGGGGCTGTCCATGGATTAGCCGCTTCTTTAGGACCGTTATACAATCTCCCACATGGCCTGGCCTGTGCGGTTTTACTCCCTTATGTTATGGAGTATAATTTAGAAGCCGCTATTCCAAAGTTTGCCCAAATTGCTTATCTTCTGGATAAACAAACCACGACTCTTTCAACCGAAGGAGCGGCTTTTGAATCCGTAGTTTTAATCGAAGAATTTATCTCAAGTCTAAAATTACCTTTTAGTTTAAGCAGTCTTGGTGTTCAAGAACAGGATTTACCAATTATCGTTCAAGGGGTCTCTTCTTCTTTAAAATATAACCCACGAGAGGCGAATTTTAAAGATTTGCTTAATATCCTTAAAAACGCTCTGGTTGGAGAATGATAGACAAAATTAGAAATTGAAAAAAGGTAACCTTTAGCCATCTGAGGGTGTAAATAAGGGAAAATGGAAAAAACCGGGAAAAAGAGAAAAAAATAGGTGATGATTAAGATGTCCGTTTGGTCGAAGGAATAACAAAAGATATAATGCTGTGTTTTATCCGTGTTAATCTGTGGCTGAATAAAATAATAATTAGGCTAACAAGTCGTTAGAGCGGACGTGCTAACGCACGCCGCTGAACTCTGTCGTTAGCAATAAAATAAAAGGAAATTCCGACTGCCTATTATATCCAGATTTTTCGGTATAGTAATACGGATGTTCTACGATGAGCATAGTCCTCCTCACTTACATGCTGAGTACCAAGGGAGCAAGGCAGTTTTTGATTTTGAGGGTAATATTGCAAAGGGAAGTTTAGGTTCCAGGACAGCGACCAAGCTTGTCAGAGAATGGATAGATTTACATCTTGGTGAGATTGAAAAAGATTGGCAGCTGGCAAGTGAAGGAAAAGAAATAAGAAAGATTGCACCATTGGATTGAG from bacterium includes the following:
- a CDS encoding DUF1844 domain-containing protein — encoded protein: MSDEIKETPPEEGNFLDLISMLSTSGMIHLGEIKDPITNESKVNLEGTRWSIDMLGILEKKTKGNLTNEESEILVNVLYNLRMKYLEALKKKEG
- a CDS encoding iron-containing alcohol dehydrogenase, which gives rise to MKFEFIAPAKIIFGEESSATVGIETKRFGKKVCLITGKTAMAKSGILNNVRKSLEDAGLEVILFDKVTPEPTIQMVDEGLSLVKRIKCEVVIGLGGGSSLDVAKAVAGLANDGGDCAEYQEGRKIQKEGLPFIAIPTTAGTGAEATYNAVIINEEKKVKQSIRDYSLMAKVAIVDPTLTFTLSSNMTTICGMDTLVHLIEGYVSNGANLLTDSLALQGIKLVSASLKKVVFDGQDKKARTDMSLASLLGGLVLANAGLGAVHGLAASLGPLYNLPHGLACAVLLPYVMEYNLEAAIPKFAQIAYLLDKQTTTLSTEGAAFESVVLIEEFISSLKLPFSLSSLGVQEQDLPIIVQGVSSSLKYNPREANFKDLLNILKNALVGE
- a CDS encoding DUF4160 domain-containing protein gives rise to the protein MVIRMFYDEHSPPHLHAEYQGSKAVFDFEGNIAKGSLGSRTATKLVREWIDLHLGEIEKDWQLASEGKEIRKIAPLD